One region of Azoarcus sp. CIB genomic DNA includes:
- the rsmB gene encoding 16S rRNA (cytosine(967)-C(5))-methyltransferase RsmB: MLPADSLAFSFSCAAALVEAVLAGANLTDAFEGMLAQHPDWPDATRGAVRDLAWGTLRDYGRGDAVLRGLLHKPLPEVIHALLLVALHRLETRPEQAHTVVNQAVEAAAVLMPPLKGVVNGVLRNRQRNAAELDAELVADQAAYYRHPSWWVERLRASFPAEWEAALAAGNERPPMGLRVNRLRGSVDAYASELEAAGLGYRRLANDALVLDRPVAVVALPGFAEGRVSVQDAGAQWAARWLDLAPGQRVLDACAAPGGKSAHILETAPVELLSLELDPVRTRRIADNFARLGLAGEVRTADCRALAKWWDGRPFDRILADVPCSASGVARRHPDIKWLRRADDIARFAAQQGAILDALWPTLAPGGRLLYVTCSVFDEENARQIERFCARHADALRVDIDGRPACQLLPHADHDGFYYALLAKRA, from the coding sequence GTGCTGCCGGCCGACAGCCTGGCGTTCAGCTTCAGTTGCGCCGCGGCCCTCGTGGAAGCGGTGCTGGCCGGGGCAAACCTGACCGATGCGTTCGAGGGGATGCTCGCGCAGCATCCCGACTGGCCCGATGCGACGCGTGGCGCCGTGCGCGATCTGGCGTGGGGCACGCTGCGCGACTACGGGCGTGGCGACGCAGTGTTGCGGGGCCTGCTGCACAAGCCGCTGCCGGAGGTGATCCATGCCTTGCTGCTGGTCGCGCTGCATCGCCTCGAGACCCGTCCGGAGCAGGCGCACACCGTCGTGAACCAGGCGGTGGAGGCGGCTGCGGTGCTGATGCCGCCATTGAAGGGGGTCGTGAATGGGGTGCTGCGCAATCGCCAGCGCAACGCCGCCGAACTCGATGCGGAGCTGGTTGCCGACCAGGCGGCGTATTACCGCCACCCGTCATGGTGGGTCGAGCGTCTGCGCGCTTCCTTCCCCGCCGAATGGGAGGCGGCGCTCGCCGCCGGCAACGAGCGGCCGCCGATGGGGCTGCGCGTGAATCGCCTGCGTGGCAGTGTCGATGCCTATGCGAGCGAGCTGGAGGCGGCCGGGCTCGGGTATCGGCGTCTGGCGAACGACGCGCTGGTTCTTGACCGGCCGGTTGCCGTCGTAGCGCTACCGGGCTTCGCCGAAGGCCGTGTCTCGGTGCAGGACGCCGGGGCGCAGTGGGCCGCACGCTGGCTCGATCTCGCGCCGGGCCAGCGGGTGCTGGACGCCTGTGCTGCGCCTGGCGGCAAGTCGGCACATATTCTGGAAACCGCGCCGGTCGAGCTGCTGTCGCTCGAACTGGACCCGGTGCGGACCCGGCGCATCGCCGACAACTTCGCGCGGTTGGGCCTCGCGGGCGAGGTGCGTACCGCGGATTGCCGCGCGCTCGCGAAATGGTGGGACGGGCGGCCGTTCGACCGCATCCTCGCCGATGTGCCGTGCTCGGCCTCGGGCGTCGCGCGCCGTCATCCGGACATCAAGTGGCTGCGCCGTGCCGACGACATCGCGCGCTTCGCCGCGCAGCAGGGGGCGATCCTCGACGCATTGTGGCCAACCCTCGCGCCGGGCGGCAGGCTGCTGTACGTCACCTGCTCGGTGTTCGACGAGGAAAACGCGCGCCAGATCGAGCGCTTCTGCGCCCGCCATGCCGATGCGCTGCGGGTGGACATCGACGGCCGGCCCGCGTGTCAGCTCCTGCCGCACGCCGACCACGACGGCTTCTACTATGCGCTGCTCGCCAAGCGTGCCTGA